In a single window of the Streptacidiphilus sp. P02-A3a genome:
- a CDS encoding DUF5133 domain-containing protein, which produces MPLYNPAALRRVLVELEALDNAHGGADTERRREDLHYTLCVSTGVREPARAVEQARRLLAPSRDNLASAA; this is translated from the coding sequence ATGCCTCTGTACAACCCCGCCGCACTTCGCCGCGTCCTCGTCGAACTCGAAGCGCTGGACAACGCCCACGGCGGCGCGGACACCGAGCGCCGCCGTGAGGACCTCCACTACACCCTCTGCGTCTCGACCGGCGTCCGCGAGCCCGCCCGCGCGGTGGAGCAGGCCCGCCGACTCCTCGCCCCGAGCCGCGACAACCTCGCCTCGGCAGCCTGA
- a CDS encoding DUF4097 family beta strand repeat-containing protein, producing the protein MALQFRSARPSSRLSSAARSALSPVVVTAAVLGLASCSSPSPLLARGAPAAPTGPEAGTGAVFPLAPTQRLVIVTDGGVALRAGAAGVVSVDADSTVARSWHRADAEATLDLSCPANPAPGSGPCPGTVQVSVPENAAVTVQARNAGVSATGLGGPLNLSTVNGDVTVAAQAADEPMQLTTRNGSVRAAGLRAPTLAATTVNGDVDLAWASAPSQVTADSTNGSINLALPEDCPHYAITAQTRNGQPRVSLPTDDTSTDRLTLATVNGDIIARTAP; encoded by the coding sequence ATGGCTCTCCAGTTCCGGTCGGCAAGGCCCTCGTCCCGTCTGTCCTCGGCGGCCCGGTCCGCGCTGTCACCCGTGGTGGTGACGGCCGCGGTGCTCGGGTTGGCTTCGTGCTCGTCCCCGTCGCCCCTGCTCGCGCGCGGCGCACCGGCCGCCCCGACGGGCCCGGAAGCGGGCACCGGGGCGGTCTTCCCACTGGCGCCGACACAGCGGCTGGTGATCGTCACCGACGGCGGGGTGGCCCTGCGCGCCGGCGCCGCGGGCGTCGTGTCGGTCGATGCGGACAGTACCGTGGCGAGGAGTTGGCACCGGGCGGACGCGGAGGCGACGTTGGACCTGAGCTGTCCGGCGAATCCCGCACCGGGCTCGGGCCCCTGCCCCGGGACCGTCCAGGTGTCGGTGCCGGAGAACGCCGCCGTCACCGTCCAGGCCAGAAACGCCGGGGTCTCGGCCACCGGGCTGGGCGGCCCGCTGAACCTCAGCACGGTCAACGGCGACGTGACGGTGGCGGCGCAGGCGGCCGACGAGCCGATGCAGCTGACAACGCGCAACGGCTCCGTGCGCGCCGCCGGCCTGCGGGCCCCGACCCTGGCCGCCACGACGGTCAACGGCGACGTGGACCTGGCCTGGGCGAGCGCACCCAGCCAGGTCACGGCCGACAGCACCAACGGATCGATCAACCTGGCACTGCCCGAAGACTGCCCCCACTACGCGATCACCGCTCAAACCCGCAACGGCCAACCGCGGGTGAGCCTGCCGACCGACGACACCAGCACGGACCGGCTGACCCTGGCCACCGTCAACGGCGACATCATCGCCCGGACCGCACCCTAG
- the efeU gene encoding iron uptake transporter permease EfeU, whose amino-acid sequence MTWADAAPNLLIGLREGLEAGLVVSILLAALRKAGTGRQDRPVSTAPVWFGVLGAVMLAGSFAAVLTYSTSVLSSQGQQAVGGLLSVLAVALVTAMVFWMRRTAATLSAQLRGEVQRAAVLGAGALTLTAFLAVGREGLETTLFMWTAVKASGSTAAPLVGAGLGLVIAVVLCWLLYRRAVRINIGVFFNRTAILLIVIAAGVLAYGLGDLQEAGWLSGQQWVAFDLTAHIDPNSWWVSILTGVTDLSPRMTVLQVVAWIGYLAVVVPAFVHAGRVATARLAAAKAQTQAEAQAETQAQAQTATRTGPRSGTDVAAARPQPEPEPGPVGRWQQLAGDRPWTVAGALVLVPVVAAAVTITALPTTAAAATTTVKVTSSACAPGWSSAVSGSQTFEVDNQTGKAGEITLLDSSGAIVGEIETLGPATTAALSATLGTGTYSFHCLMSGAAATTSAPVQVSGKAPAGAPLAVKPVTLADLTGPNTQYQQYAAADLVTLRTQVAALRRDIAGNDVAAARADWLAAQLTWERVGASYDSFGDAGTAVDGLPDGLPLGVNDPGFTGLHRIEYGLYHGQGAAQLLPSVDQLAGEITSVQKNLTSDDVAGDPTNLPIRAHEIIEDAIRDHLSGIDDQGAGAAYAMTYADTQVDRVVLGELGPLIDARSPGLVATADAQLTALDQALDDAKTSGQWQPLTDTPLAARQQVDAAIGALLETLATVPDLLEVPPSAS is encoded by the coding sequence ATGACTTGGGCTGACGCTGCACCAAACCTGCTGATCGGCTTGCGGGAGGGACTGGAGGCGGGGCTGGTGGTCAGCATCCTGCTGGCCGCCCTCCGCAAGGCCGGAACCGGGCGGCAGGACCGGCCGGTATCGACCGCGCCGGTCTGGTTCGGCGTGCTCGGGGCGGTGATGCTGGCCGGTTCGTTCGCCGCGGTGCTGACCTACTCGACCAGCGTGCTGTCCTCCCAGGGCCAGCAGGCGGTGGGCGGCCTGCTCAGCGTGCTGGCCGTGGCCCTGGTCACCGCCATGGTGTTCTGGATGCGGCGCACCGCGGCGACGCTCTCGGCGCAGCTGCGCGGCGAGGTGCAGCGCGCGGCCGTGCTGGGCGCGGGCGCGCTGACGCTGACCGCGTTCCTGGCCGTGGGGCGCGAGGGCCTGGAGACCACCCTGTTCATGTGGACGGCGGTCAAGGCCTCGGGCTCGACCGCGGCCCCGCTGGTCGGCGCCGGTCTGGGCCTGGTCATCGCGGTGGTGCTGTGCTGGCTGCTGTACCGGCGGGCGGTGCGGATCAACATCGGGGTGTTCTTCAACCGCACCGCGATCCTGCTGATCGTGATCGCGGCCGGGGTGCTGGCCTACGGCCTGGGCGACCTCCAGGAGGCCGGATGGCTGTCCGGCCAGCAGTGGGTCGCCTTCGACCTGACCGCGCACATCGACCCGAACTCCTGGTGGGTCTCGATCCTCACCGGCGTCACCGACCTGTCGCCGAGGATGACCGTGCTCCAGGTCGTGGCGTGGATCGGCTACCTGGCCGTGGTGGTGCCCGCGTTCGTCCACGCGGGCCGGGTCGCCACCGCCCGCCTCGCCGCCGCCAAGGCCCAGACCCAGGCCGAGGCCCAGGCCGAGACTCAGGCCCAGGCGCAGACCGCGACCCGGACCGGGCCCCGCTCCGGGACCGACGTCGCCGCCGCGCGGCCGCAGCCCGAGCCCGAGCCGGGGCCGGTCGGGCGGTGGCAGCAGCTGGCGGGGGACCGCCCGTGGACGGTGGCCGGGGCGCTGGTGCTGGTGCCGGTGGTGGCCGCCGCGGTGACGATCACGGCGCTGCCGACCACCGCGGCCGCGGCCACCACCACGGTGAAGGTCACCAGCTCGGCCTGCGCGCCGGGCTGGAGCTCGGCGGTCTCCGGATCGCAGACCTTCGAGGTGGACAACCAGACCGGCAAGGCGGGCGAGATCACCCTGCTCGACTCCTCCGGCGCGATCGTCGGCGAGATCGAGACCCTGGGCCCGGCCACCACCGCCGCGCTCAGCGCCACCCTGGGCACCGGCACCTACTCCTTCCACTGCCTGATGTCCGGCGCCGCCGCGACGACCTCGGCCCCGGTCCAGGTCTCCGGCAAGGCCCCGGCGGGCGCGCCGCTGGCCGTCAAGCCGGTCACCCTGGCCGACCTGACCGGCCCGAACACCCAGTACCAGCAGTACGCCGCGGCCGACCTGGTCACCCTGCGGACCCAGGTCGCCGCGCTGCGCCGGGACATCGCCGGGAACGACGTCGCGGCCGCGCGGGCCGACTGGCTCGCCGCGCAGCTGACCTGGGAGCGCGTCGGCGCCTCCTACGACAGCTTCGGCGACGCCGGGACCGCGGTCGACGGCCTGCCCGACGGGCTGCCGCTCGGCGTCAACGACCCCGGCTTCACCGGGCTGCACCGCATCGAGTACGGCCTCTACCACGGCCAGGGCGCCGCGCAGCTGCTGCCGTCGGTGGACCAGCTCGCGGGCGAGATCACCAGCGTGCAGAAGAACCTCACCAGCGACGACGTCGCCGGTGACCCGACGAACCTGCCGATCCGCGCGCACGAGATCATCGAGGACGCGATCCGCGACCACCTGTCCGGCATCGACGACCAGGGCGCGGGCGCCGCCTACGCCATGACCTACGCCGACACCCAGGTCGACCGCGTGGTGCTGGGCGAGCTCGGCCCCCTGATCGACGCCCGCTCGCCGGGCCTGGTCGCCACCGCCGACGCCCAGCTGACCGCGCTCGACCAGGCGCTGGACGACGCGAAGACGAGTGGCCAGTGGCAGCCGCTCACCGACACCCCGCTCGCCGCCCGGCAGCAGGTCGACGCCGCCATCGGCGCCCTGCTGGAGACCCTGGCCACGGTCCCCGACCTGCTCGAAGTCCCCCCGTCGGCCTCGTGA
- a CDS encoding Dyp-type peroxidase: MTEHEPFNASRRNFLRGAAVGAVGTAVTGGVLIGGAHADADAAKSGQSTTVESYPFHGANQSGILTPGPADKQPFSCFVAFDSTATSRAELAELMKTLTARARFLTSGGIPENLGISQPPSDSDVLGPDVPADGLTITVGVGASLFDERYGLTALKPAKLKPMTIFPNDSPEAAWMHGDLSIQLCANHPDTIHHAIRDIAKHTRGSMQLRWKIEAYGAPPRPSGTPRNLLGFKDGTANPTGELASDLVWAGPGEPAWAKGGSYQVLRIIRMLVEFWDRVSINEQEGMFGRRRDSGAPLDGNAEFDTPNYQADPKGNVIPLDAHIRLANPRTPQTANQRLIRRSYDYDLGLDQNGDIQAGHVFVVYNQDLERQFETVQTRLIGEPLIDYVQPFGGGYFYALPGVADANDWYASGLLS, encoded by the coding sequence ATGACAGAGCACGAACCCTTCAACGCCAGTCGGCGCAACTTCCTGCGCGGCGCCGCCGTGGGCGCCGTGGGCACAGCGGTGACCGGCGGCGTGCTGATCGGCGGCGCCCACGCGGACGCCGACGCCGCGAAGTCCGGGCAGAGCACGACCGTCGAGTCCTACCCGTTCCACGGCGCCAACCAGTCCGGGATCCTGACCCCCGGCCCCGCCGACAAGCAGCCGTTCTCCTGCTTCGTCGCGTTCGACTCCACCGCCACCAGCAGGGCGGAACTGGCCGAGCTGATGAAGACGCTCACCGCCCGCGCCCGCTTCCTGACCAGCGGCGGCATACCGGAGAACCTCGGCATCAGCCAACCGCCCTCGGACAGCGACGTGCTGGGCCCCGACGTACCCGCCGACGGCCTGACCATCACCGTCGGCGTCGGCGCCAGCCTGTTCGACGAGCGCTACGGGCTCACCGCGCTCAAGCCCGCCAAGCTCAAGCCGATGACCATCTTCCCGAACGACTCGCCGGAAGCGGCCTGGATGCACGGCGACCTCAGCATCCAGCTGTGCGCCAACCACCCCGACACCATCCACCACGCGATCCGCGACATCGCCAAGCACACCCGCGGCTCCATGCAGCTGCGCTGGAAGATCGAGGCCTACGGCGCCCCGCCGCGCCCCAGCGGCACCCCGCGCAACCTGCTCGGCTTCAAGGACGGCACCGCCAACCCCACCGGGGAGCTGGCCTCGGACCTGGTGTGGGCCGGACCCGGCGAGCCCGCCTGGGCCAAGGGCGGCAGCTACCAGGTGCTGCGGATCATCCGGATGCTGGTCGAGTTCTGGGACCGGGTGTCCATCAACGAGCAGGAGGGCATGTTCGGCCGCCGCCGCGACTCGGGCGCCCCCCTGGACGGCAACGCCGAGTTCGACACCCCGAACTACCAGGCCGACCCCAAGGGCAACGTCATCCCGCTGGACGCGCACATCCGGCTGGCCAACCCGCGCACCCCGCAGACCGCCAACCAGCGCCTGATCCGCCGCTCCTACGACTACGACCTGGGCCTGGACCAGAACGGCGACATCCAGGCCGGACACGTCTTCGTGGTCTACAACCAGGACCTGGAGCGGCAGTTCGAGACCGTCCAGACCCGGCTGATCGGCGAACCCCTGATCGACTACGTCCAGCCCTTCGGCGGCGGCTACTTCTACGCCCTGCCCGGAGTCGCCGACGCCAACGACTGGTACGCCAGCGGACTGCTCAGCTGA